DNA from Leptospira mayottensis 200901116:
CGTATTCGGGAATTTCCACCTTGGCAGTGTTAGACGGAGGAGCTTCGGTGTGCCATCTGGATTCTTCTAAAGGAATGGTAGACTGGGCGCGGGACAACGCAAGCGCTTCCGGTCTCGCGGACAAAAAGGTCCGTTGGATGGTGGAAGACGTTCTGAAGTTTTTAAAACGGGAAATCAAAAGAGGCAAAGATTATCGCGGTTTTATTTTGGATCCTCCCACATTCGGAAGAGGAGCCAGTGGGGAAGTTTTTAAGATCGAAAAAGATCTTCCCGAACTCATGGACCTTCTTATGCAACTCTGCGGAAATAAACCAGACTTTATCGTTCTCACTTGTCACTCTACGGGTTTTAGCCCATTGGCCCTTCAAAGAATTTTAGAGGGAAGAATCCACAACAAAGGTCGTTTTTATCTTGGGGAACTTTCCATTCTGGAAGAAAACGGAAGACTTTACCCCGCCGGTTCGAATTGTATTTACGTATCGGAGAGACTTTCGCTTTGAACGGAGATATTTCATTTTTAGAGATCACAAGTTTTTCAAACGAGAAACTGAAACATATTTCCAATCTCAAAGAAAAAAAACATAGGGAAACTTCGGGGCTTTTTTTTATCGAAGGGTATCGTGAAATTCTCAGAGCGCAAAAATCAGGTAAGGTTCGATTTCAAAACGTACTCTATTCTCCCGAATGTTTCCTTGGTGAAAACGAATTTTCTCTCATCCGTTCGATCGGAGTCAAAAACATCAAAGTTCCGAAAAAGGTCTTCGAAAAAATTTCCTATAGAGATAGACCGGACGGACTTATCGCAACCGCGCATTTTTTTCCGATAGGACTGGATTTTTTCGAGAGAGAATCAGATACATTCAAAAAATTGAAACCTATTTTAGTTATTGAAGGCGTGGAAAAACCGGGAAATCTCGGGACGATCCTTCGAACCGCGGAAGGCGCGGGATTCCATACGGTAATCGTCGCCGACCCGAAACTGGATCTGTTCAATCCGAACGTGATCCGCGCTTCCACCGGAACCTTGTTCACTCTGGATGTTTATCTCGGAGAAATCGAAACGATCTACGAGATCTTGAAGAAAAATCATTATAGAACATTAGCCGTAACACCGGAGGCAAAAAAACTTTACTTTGACGCGGACCTCAAAGGAAAGATCGCCCTTGTCTTTGGATCGGAACAATACGGACTTTCTTCTTATGCAAGAAATTATTCCGACGAATATCTTTCTCTTCCGATGTTCGGGGAAGCGGATTCTCTTAATCTCGCAATGTCTGCAGGAATCTTAATGTACGAAGTGATTCGACAGGGTTCCCAAACGTGAAAATTACATATTATGTAAGCGGTCACGGCTTCGGTCATATCAGCCGATCCATGGAAATCATCCTCTACCTACTTCGTAGTTTTTCAGAATTGGAAATTGATCTTGTAACCGTTCGGGAAAAATTTTTAACCACACTTTCTCTTTCAGAAGAGGATTCCAAAAATCTTGAACGTCTACGCGTCCGCAAAAAAGTTGTGGACGTGGGAATGATCCAGAAAGATTCCCTTTCCATCGATATTCCCGCTACGGAAGAGAATCTCAAGGAATTCGATTTAAAAAAACGGTATATTCAAATTTCCGAAATCGATTCCTGTCTTGATTTCGAGACGAAACTGATCATATCGGATTCGGCTTCTCTTCCCTTTATGGTTGCGGATAAGATCAAAATTCCTTCGTTATTTATAGGAAATTTCACTTGGGATTTTATCTACTCCGGTTATGCAAAAGAATCCCCCATTTTTGAACGAACCGCAAAAATACTATACGAGGAATACTATCATGCTACGTTCGGGTTACTTCTTCCTTTCGCCTGTCCTGCGCCTTCCTTGGCGGATCATAAACAAATCGGACTTGTAGGAAGAAGACCCTACTTGAATAAAGAGGCCGCAAAGGAATTCTTCCAACTTCCCAAAGATAAAATTCATCTTCTGTTTTCGTTCGGCGCGTACGGTGTGGAAACTTCCAGGTTTCACTGGGAGTGTTTTGATTCGGAAAAATATACGATCGTTCTTTCGGGAACTGATTTCGATTTTACACAAATTCCTAAAAAACAAAGAGATGGAATCATCCAACTTTCTGGAGTTCACTACCCGGATCTTTTAACCGCTTGCGATTACGTGATCACCAAACCGGGCTACGGAATCATGAGTGAATCCGTTTATGCGAAAACTCCTCTTCTTTACACGGATCGCGGAAACTTTCCCGAGGTTCCTTATCTTCGCAGAAGTTTGAACGAAGAAATTCCCTCCGCATATATCTCCAACGAAGAATTATTCTCGTTTCGATTCGATCCGTCGATCGTAAACGTTCTCTCTTGGAAGGGAAAGCCTTCGTCTCTTTTCCAAAGGGACGGAAGAGAAGATGTAAAACACGCAGTCTCTGTTTTTTTGAAGTTGATTTAGAAAAAGAATGTATATTAGAATCGCCAGAGTTATTAAAAACAAAAGCAACGTGCTGGACAAGAGCGAGGAAGGAACGTAAGCGATAAGCCGAAAGTCAGGCGTAGGCCAGATTAAATTGTAATAGTTAGAAGTTGATCTTACACTCCTTAAAATAAAACAAGGAGAAACTCAACAGAACGCTTCCTAAGGGACGCGTTCTGGGCCTTTTGAAG
Protein-coding regions in this window:
- a CDS encoding class I SAM-dependent methyltransferase, producing the protein MKTAKKIEPHRSKTNSLKKPERSSQSRNAIIVAGSYKLLDSGDFRKLEQIGPYTIIRPSPVSAWPQTKPNLWKNANGEYVRSDKGGGTWNWHKKVDEEFYIQILEYSIKIKFTPFGHLGIFAEQLENWRTIQQLSSGLKKEEEVLNLFAYSGISTLAVLDGGASVCHLDSSKGMVDWARDNASASGLADKKVRWMVEDVLKFLKREIKRGKDYRGFILDPPTFGRGASGEVFKIEKDLPELMDLLMQLCGNKPDFIVLTCHSTGFSPLALQRILEGRIHNKGRFYLGELSILEENGRLYPAGSNCIYVSERLSL
- a CDS encoding RNA methyltransferase, with the protein product MYLRIGETFALNGDISFLEITSFSNEKLKHISNLKEKKHRETSGLFFIEGYREILRAQKSGKVRFQNVLYSPECFLGENEFSLIRSIGVKNIKVPKKVFEKISYRDRPDGLIATAHFFPIGLDFFERESDTFKKLKPILVIEGVEKPGNLGTILRTAEGAGFHTVIVADPKLDLFNPNVIRASTGTLFTLDVYLGEIETIYEILKKNHYRTLAVTPEAKKLYFDADLKGKIALVFGSEQYGLSSYARNYSDEYLSLPMFGEADSLNLAMSAGILMYEVIRQGSQT
- a CDS encoding sugar kinase, with the translated sequence MEIILYLLRSFSELEIDLVTVREKFLTTLSLSEEDSKNLERLRVRKKVVDVGMIQKDSLSIDIPATEENLKEFDLKKRYIQISEIDSCLDFETKLIISDSASLPFMVADKIKIPSLFIGNFTWDFIYSGYAKESPIFERTAKILYEEYYHATFGLLLPFACPAPSLADHKQIGLVGRRPYLNKEAAKEFFQLPKDKIHLLFSFGAYGVETSRFHWECFDSEKYTIVLSGTDFDFTQIPKKQRDGIIQLSGVHYPDLLTACDYVITKPGYGIMSESVYAKTPLLYTDRGNFPEVPYLRRSLNEEIPSAYISNEELFSFRFDPSIVNVLSWKGKPSSLFQRDGREDVKHAVSVFLKLI